GCAACCATGTACTTGCGGGCATCTTCCGGTGTATCAGCTATACCCTTAGCTTTCTGAACGTAGTTGTTCGGTATCCACATGGCACCTCCGGAGATCGCCGTGGTTCCACCAAACAGATCACCCTTTTCGATAATGAGAACCGTCTTGGCGCCGGCATCCTTTGCGGCAATTGCAGCCATTGCGGCCGTGCCGGAGCCGACCACCAGGACGTCGACTTCTTTGTCCCACTTGATTGACGCTATGCCCCCAGCATCGGCCGCCGTGTTCTTTGAGCAACCGCCCAACACGCTCGCGCCAGCCAGCACAGCACCAGCAACTGCTGCGGTCTTGATGAAGCTCCGTCGTTCGATCCCATTCTCAAACATGTGCTTCTCCCATTCATCCTAGTCAGCAAGCCTTCTTTCAAGAGGAGCTACCGCGCACACACCCCCTTCCAGGCGCGCCCCACGTTTTCTCCTGATTGACAGACTCGATTCTGCTCAGTGAGAGAAACATCCACATCATCCGGATCCTCTAGTTCTGGTCTGAGGTCTGGACTTACCCTCGTATGAAACGGATGAGTTGTCTCAAATGGGAATCTGCTATGCTCACTTCGCCATCGCAGACTCAGCGTCGCACATGTCATGGAGGAGACTGTGAGAGTTCATGAAGTACCGTGAGCCTGTGCCGTCTCGGCACATATCATTGAGAACAATGACTGTGCTGACGTTGGGGTTCGCCTCGATCGGCATATGGTTTCAGCTCGTCGGCTACAGCAGCATTCTTACCTTGCCCCCAGACGCGGAACCGCTGCCGTTTGGGCGCATCGCCTTCTTGTCGGCGATCATAGTGGTGATGCTGAGCGGCATCTTCAGACCCGGGTTGATCGACAACCATCATTTGTCACTCCGCTTGGTCATGCCGCCAGTGCTCTTGGCCGGCACTGGTATGTCGCTGCTGGCCTATCATCAGACCTTGGTCCGCCCCTTGAACCTCGCAGTGCCGGGGTGCGCGTTGATGGGCTTGGGATATGCGTGGTTCCTCTTGGCATGGTATCGGGCACTGGTCGCCACCAGAGACGTTCGAACTATCAGCATCATTCTGATGGGCGCGGGTGCGCTACGCCTTGTCATGCCTCTGTTTCTGTCGAGTGGACTTCCGCAGCCATGGCCACTTCTTGCCACAGTGGCGCTTCCCCTGCTCTCCCTCGCCGCTCTCTTCCTGGTAGAGGAGATGCTCGAAGACCAGAGCCAAGTCACGGAAAATCCGGCTCCGCCAGCCATCGAACGTGTGCAGATCATGCAACTTGCGGCTCTCGGCTTCGGTCTCATCGTCCTGCGGGCACTGGGCAGCGGTGGCATCTGGGGCGATAGCAGAATGATCAGCGCCGTCCCGCTCGCACAGACGATACTCGTCTACGGCGCCGGCACGGCAATCTTCATCGGAGTCGGATATGTCACGATAACTCGGCGCGCGATCAAACCGTTGAGCGTCCTTAACCGAGTACCCATGCTCATCGCGATCGCCGGATTTCTCGTCCTGTCATTCCTTCTGCCCAACTATCGTGGTGCGCTCGTGACGGCTGTCTTTGCCGTATTCAATGAAGGCTACTACCAGATGCTCTTCGGGGTCGTCCTGGTGACCAGTGCAGGCGTACTTCGCTTCCCTGCCACTAGGGTACTCGGCGCGACCTTCACTCTCACGTACTCTCTGAGTCTCTTCTGGCTATTCGTATTCGAAAACGCCGCGCCGCTTCCCAACACGATCATGCTCGTGGCCGCCTATGTGTTGGTCATCGTCACCGCTCTGTACTCGGTAAGGAGCACAGAGCCGGCGGACAACAAATGGAGCGCGTGGGAACAGCAGGATGCTTCAAATGCCGATTACTGCGAGGAGTTGGCGGCAGAGTATGATCTCTCGCCACGAGAGAAGGATGTGTTCTGTCTTCTCGCAAAGGGACGTAGCTTGCCGTTCATCCAAGAGGAGTTGTTCCTGTCGGAAGGGACCATTCGGACTCACGTCTCACATATTTACCAGAAGCTAGGGGTCCATTCGCGACAGGATCTTATCAGCATCGCCTCAAGCAAGAACCGCAAGTCGGATGGCGGACTCATCAACTGAGCCCGGAGCACCATCGCGGCCAGAATCGCAGGCAAGTATGCAGCGGCGGCGGCCCTGCAGCTTGTCTGCATCAGGTGCCAGACTCGGCATTTCTTTGGGGCAAGGCCTATCCAACTGCCTCGACGGAATCGGCGAGGTCCATGGAGTGGGTGCCTTCCAAGCGCGCAAGACTGGAAGCGTCTGCGAAACGCCGGCGGCCCGGCATGTCCCTTGTTGCGTCAAAGGCTCCTTGACATCTGGGATCTTGCCGCCATATACACCGGATGGCAATCAGCCCACATGCACTCCCCACACTGCCACAACTCCGAACAGAACCAGCACCGCCCCCGACACTCGGCTGATGCCCGCCACAGTGCGCGATCCGACACGAACGCGCACCAGCGAAACGCCGATGATCAGCGCCACCCACCACGCCAGTGAGCCGAGGGCAACCCCGGCCGTGGCCACCGCAGCAGACGTTGTCCCGTTGCCGGCAGGAAGCACCGCGCTGGCGAACACTGCGACAAACGACATGATCGTCATCGGATTCGCGAGCGTCAGCCCCACAGCCGAGCCGTACAGCGCGGCACTGCCGATACCCCCGTTCGAGTCTGCGACAGCCTCGCCGGATCCCGGCTTCTCGGCAGGGCGCAGCATCGAGCGCAGTCCGAACCAGACGAGCACGCACCCTCCCACAACTTGCAGGGGCATGCGCCAGGAGACCAGCGCCGAGGAAACCGCTGTCACGCCGAAAGCCGCAAGCGCGGCGTAGAGGCCGTCGGCAGTCGCGATGCCGAGGCCCGTTGCCACGCCGGCCTTCGTGCCGCGCTCCAGCGTACGCTGGATGCAGAGCATCCCCATGGCGCCGATCGGCGCCGCGATGGCCGCACCGATCACGAAGGTGCGCACGAAGAGTCCGATGAGCATCATGTCCTTGAACGACTTACCCGGCAAACGGAACGAGAGGCCGCTCGATCGGCGACGACAACACGACTGTCGTATGCGTGCGATCCACCGGACCGATGTTCTTCAGCGCCACGCTGATGAGGTTCTCGAGCCCCTGAGTACCGTCACAGCGGACTTTGAGCAGGTAGTCGTGCTCACCGGTCACATGGTGGCATTCGACCACTTCGGGAATCGCCTCAAGCGCCGTGAGGAACGCGTCCTTGTCGGCGCCATGCGACAGCGTCAGAGAGACGAAGGCGCAGAGATCGAGACCGACTGATGCAGGATCGATCGAAGCCGAGTATCCTGTGATGACGCCGCGCTCTTCGAGGCGTCGCACGCGATCCGCCGTAGACGGGCCGGAAAGCCCGATCTTGGCGGCGAGATCTGTAAACGTAGTGCGGCCATCGGCGGCAAGTGTTTTCAGAATGGTGAGATCCGTGGAATCCATGTGGTCCCCTTCTACGTATGGCACCCATGGAGTCTACTATTACTTGGCATATATGACAATATGCCTACTATGATAAGCCAAACTCGCAAGATTGCCTTCTAGAATTAGATCTCGGCTTCTGCGGCGAGAATGACCGCTTCAGCCATCTCCCGAAGCGTCTTTCGCTTGTCCATCGCGACCTTCTGAAGGCGCTTGAACGCCTCGGGCTCACTCGCCCCCCGTGCCATGAGAATCCCCTTCGCGCGGTCGACAAGCTTCCGAGTCTCCAGACGCTCGGCGAGGTCGGCGACTTCGTTGGCAAGCGAGACTGTCTCGGCGTAACGCGAGATGGCGATAGCCATCGCCGGCAGTATGTCGGCACGCGAGAACGGCTTGACAACGTAGCCCATCGCACCGCCCGCCGCCGCCTGTTCCACATAACTAGCTTGCGAGAACGCGGTTACCATGACCACGGGAGCCAGACGCTCTTCGCCGAGCACCGCGGCGGCCTCGATGCCGCTCACGTTGGGCATATTGATGTCCATGAAGACGATGTCTGGGTGCAGCCTGCGCGCTAACTCGATGGCCTCGGCGCCGTCACGCGCCTCACCGACGACCTCGTGCCCCTCTTCTTCGAGCATCTCGCGCAGGTCCATGCGGATGAGCGCCTCGTCCTCGGCGATCAGAATGCGCACTCGATCAGTCCTCCAGAGTGTCGAACGCAGACGGCTTAGGTTCGCAGTGGGCCAGATCAGGCAGCGGTGCGCGCACCGTGACGGTCGTGCCGCGGCCGCCCGAGAACGTCAGCGTGCCGCGCAGATCGTCCTCGACGACAGTGCGCACGATCGTCAAGCCCAGATTCGCCGAGGTGGCCGGGTCGAAGCCTTCCGGCAGCCCCGCGCCGTCGTCGCGCACGGTGATCACGAGCTCACCCGGAACGCGCCGCATGACGACCTCGACGTGCCCGCTCTGGCGATCCGCGATGCCATGCTCGAGCGCGTTGTGCACGAGCTCGGCCACCGCCAGCGCAAGTGCGGTCGCGGTATGCGCATCCACGTCACCGGTGACGCCTTCGACCGATACTGTGATCGCACTCCCCTCACCCAAAATCCCCCGGCTCACAAGCCCGACGATGGTGCGGGCGGCCTCGGCGAAGTCGACACACTCCTTGTCGCTTCCGGCGAGCAGATCGTGCACGACCGCCATGGAACTCACGCGCTCTGTCGCCTCGGCGAGGGCGTGCCGCGTCTCGACCGACTCGCTGCGGCGTGCTTGGATGCGCAGAAGGCTCGCAATGGTCTGCAGGTTGTTCTTCACGCGGTGGTGGACTTCTCGGATGGTCGCTTCCTTGACCTTGATCTCCTGATCGCGCCGACGAGCCTCGGTTCTGTCCTCGACGAGGACCAGAGCGCCTGCGGGAAGGGCGATCGTGCGATACTCGAAGACACGCCCGCCCACCTCCACGTCTGTCGCCATCGCACGATTGCCGCCTAGGACGGGGACAATTGCGATGCCCGCTCCCGGAAGGATCGTGGCCTTGGAGTCTCTCAGAGTTCCCTCGACGCCGGACAAGCGCATGATGTTCACGGCGTTGGGGCTCGCATAGGTGACCTGGCCCGCGCCGCTCACGCGCATGACACCATCGCCGGCGCGACGTGTGGTCGCAAACGGCCCGCCGGTTCGATAGTCCATGAGCGGCCCGGAGTTCAGCGCCTCGAGCAGCTCCTCCGCGGCATCCATGAACGCGTTCTCCATCGCACCCGGCGACTCAGCGACCGCCTCGGCAAGGTCGCGGATGACCACGGCAAAAGGCTCCGGGGTGCCGATCGGCCACGCCGCGGTACCGTACTTGATGCCGCGCGCCACCCTGCGCCGATCGCCAAAGACCGGACGCTTCGATGCAAGCGCCTCGTACGCCTCGGGTTCCTCCTGGCGATCGAGCGTCTTGCCGTTGCGGCTGGAAGCAAACGGCGCCACGGCCGTGCTGGGGCGCGCGTCAGCCGCGACGGTGAGAAGTTCGTCCGGTCCAAGCACCGCCAGCGCGAAGTCTCCATAGCCCATGTCGGCAATGAGCTGCAGGTTCGCGGCAGCATTTCGCAAATGGACCCGGACGTCTTCAGGGTAGGCCGATATGAGATCGGATGAAGTCATAGAAGAAGTATACGCGCGGAGGGAAGACGAAACAGGTCTGCGAAGCATACAATCCGATAGAAGACCGGGGGCGGAGCGCTGCGCCAATGACCGAGGGGCATCCATGGAGCATGAAGTCTCACCTCTACTGGAGCGGGAATCTCAGCTCAACCTGATCGCGTATTTCGTCATCCTCGCTCTGACCGCAGTTTCGGGTGTGTTGGTGTTCATGCTGATTGCCCGAGTAGAGGTGCCTTCCTTCTGGATCTTCAGCGACAACTGGGTTCGGGCTTTGAGCGTCGCCACCGTCTTCGGAATCGTCATTTATCTCGCCGACCAGCAACGCCGTCTCCAACTGAAGCTGCAGCACTCGTATGCTGAACTTCTGCAGGCTCGCGCCGAGATCATGGCCTCCGTCGACCGGTTCGCGTTCGCTCAGCACGCCGCGGAAATCATGGTCACTCACCCGCAGGACGAGGGGCTTCGGGAACTGTTGAGCCAGGTCGCCGAGCATTTCGGCGCCAACGCATCCGCAGTTGTCGGAGCCGATCTCGAACTGTCCGTAAGAAACGAGGAGTACCGCGAAGCTGCGCGCGACGCCGTGATGAGGGCGTCTATCGAGACTGTGGGCAGAGGCACTCCCCTTACCCTGTCAACATTCGGTGACGGCTCGACGGCACTCGCTGTCCCGCTTCGAGTCAAAGGCCATCTCAAGAATGTGCTGTGTATTTGGCGCAAGTCGGGCAGCTTCCCCGAGCAGACACTTGACGGACTGCAGCTGGTGGCGCGGATCGTCGAGCTTGGCATGGAGAACAGCTCACTTCGCGCTCTCGACGACGAGGACTACGGGGAATCGCAGAATCGGCTTGACGAGACGTGGGACATGCCCCAGTCCGACACGCTATACTGACCGACGGTGTCCGAGCTTCATGCTCGGTGGCCGATATGGGCGAGTGGCGGAATGGCAGACGCGGAGGTCTCAAAAACCTTTGGCCGAGAGGTCGTGTGGGTTCGACTCCCACCTCGCCCACCACGTTTCATCCCGGGAGGCCGATCTCATGACTGGCTCCGATAACGCATCGGATGCCGTCGTGGCCTACCGCCGAGTATCCGAGGAGACCGGCGATTCTCCCGCCGGATCTGCGCCCGCCGCGCGCCCCGCGCGCACGTAGAACGGGGCCGCAGCTCCCACAAACAGCGCGCCGACAAGCCACCCCGCCGAGATTCCGAAGCGACCAGACAGGTAGCCCAGCGCCGGCTGACCCACGCTGCCGCCAACGTCGCCGAAGAGCGAGTCGATCGAAAGCATCGTGGCTCGCTCGGCGGAAGGAATGTGCTCGTTGACAAACCCTGCGCGCAGAGGACCACTCAGTCCAAAGAGCACTCCCCAAAGGAGCCACAGGCCAATCGCCACCAGCGCCGGGCCCACGCCTCGCGCGTGCGTCACCACCGCCACCAGCCCTATCGATGCCGCAATCACCATGCCGGCCGCCGAGTTGAACGCGAGAACCCTGGTCGCACCCGCCGGATTCGCGATGCGCGAACCCACAACTCGGACCAGCAGGTTCCCGCCGATCATCGCAAGCGAGAATACCGCCTGCACGATCCCGAGTAGCCACACATAGTTTTTCCCGAGCAGCTCCAGCACATACGGCTGCCATGAGTAGAAGCTGTAGATGCCGAAGATCCCCGTAAGCAACGAGGTGAAGAGCAGCGGTCGCAGGACCGGGCTCCCCCAGCCCAGCTTCACTCCCGCCGAGAACACGCGCCGCGTCTCCTCTCGGAAGTTGGAGACGTGCAACGCCCTGGGCTTGAAGCCGGAATCGTGCACGAGTGCGGTGACGAGCGCGAAGGCCGCAGCCAGCGCCGCCGCGCGCAAGAGATACGGCCACACAAGGTCAACCTGGCCGAGAAACCCGCCCAGCAGGCTGCCCACCAACGTGGCCGTGCCGAACGCCATCTGTCCCCAGGCAAACACGCGGTTCTTCGAACCCTCCCAGCCGGCGTGGTCGAGCGCATCGACCATCCACGCGTCAACAGCGCCGATCTGGAACGTGAACCCAAGACCCAGAAGCAGGCTGGCGAGGACGAATCCAAGGAGCCCCCAACCGAAGATCGGCACCGCGACATACAGCAGAGTCGACACCACCAGCGTACCGATGGCCAGAAGGTAGGATGCTCGGCGGCCGATCGTGTCGGCGATCACCCCCGTGGGAACCTGGAATATGAACTCGCCAACCGTGAACGCGGTGTTCACAAGCATCACCTGGAAGATCGTCAGCCCGCCGCGCTGAAGGAGGAAGATGGTGTTGACCGCCCATATCAGGGATGACGCGAGCGTGAAGAGCCCGTTCGTCGTAAGGTAGGCGACGAGTATCTTTCGCTGGGTGTATGCGGGCACAGTCACTCCCCATCGGCAGGTAGGGTATACGTTTCACACAGGATGGTTCCCGAGATCGAGGAGAAGCAGTGAGCAGTTCTGAACTTGACCGCAATGCCGACCTCGCCGCTCTGGTCTCGGCGATGCCGAAGGTCGAGTTGCACGTCCACCTCGAGGGAACGCTCGAACCCGAGCAGATGCTCGCACTCGCCCGCCGAAACGGCGTCAAGGTGCCGTTCGCCGACGCTCAGGAGACGCGCGCAGCCTACGACTTCGAAGATCTGCAGTCGTTTCTCGACATCTACTACGCGAGCTGTGCGGTTCTCGTCACGCGCGAGGATTTCCGCGACGTGACGCTTTCCTACCTTCGCCGCGCCGCAAGCGACAACGTCCGCCACGTGGAGCCGTTCTTCGACCCGCAGACGCACACCGCCCGCGGCGTTGCGTTCGACACCGCTATCGCCGGTATCCTCGACGGCCTGGCCGAGGGAGAGCGTGAGTTCGGCATCACCAGCCGCCTCATCCTGTGCTTCTTACGCGACCTGCCGGCCGCAAGCGCCGAGGCCACCCTGCGTGAGGCTCAACCATGGCTCGGCCGCATCGCAGCCGTCGGCCTGGATTCCGCCGAGATCGGCAACCCTCCCGAGAAGTTCGCGGAGGTGTTCGCCCTCGCCCGCGAACTGGGTCTCCTGTGTGTCGCCCACGCCGGCGAAGAAGGTGGCGCCGATCTCGTGACGCGGACGCTCGACGTACTGAAGGTGCGGCGCATCGACCACGGCGTGCGCTCTGTAGAGGATCCGCAGTTGGTAGCCCGGCTGGTCCGCGAAGGTGTCGCTCTGACCGTGTGCCCGTTCTCAAACCTCAAGCTACGGGTGACGCCCACCATCGCCGATTCGCCGCTGAAGGCGCTTCTCGACGCCGGCGTTCGAGTGACCGTGAACTCGGATGATCCCGCGTACTTCGGTGGCTACATCGGAGACAACCTGTTGGCAGCGACCCGGGAGCTTGGGCTCACACGCGACGATCTCCACGCCTTGGGCAGGAACGCTATCGAGGGATCATTCGCCGCCGATGCGCGCAAATCGACGCTCATCGGTGAGCTGGATGCGGTGTTCGCGGGAGCACGCCCCTAGCGCAGTTCGCGCCCCACACTGTCCCGCAGATCGAGCACCCGGCACGACGCCTCCAGCGCGCTGATGCGATAGAACGCTTCCTCGAGCGTGTCGGCGATCGCGAAGGGACCGTGCGAGCGCAGCACCGCAACACTCACGTTTTGCAGCGCAGTGGCGAGCATCTCGGCGGCCTCAGGCGACGCGATCGTGCGGCGTGGCGCCAGAACGGGGACCGACGCACCGATCACGTAGAGCGATTCCGAATCGATGGGCCGAATGTCGTCTTCGATGAGCGAACGAAAGATCGTGTGCGTAGTGTGCGCGTGCACGATCGCCCTCGCGCCGGTGGCACAGTAGATCGCCCGGTGTACCACGAGTTCCCGGCTGCACTCGGCGTCGACGTCGCACTCATCGATCGAGGTCTCGACGAGGTCTCCCTCTGCCAGGCGCCCCAGCATCGAGCCGCGCCGAGTGATGAAGATGCTGTCTCCCGCCCTCACGGACAGGTTTCCGCCATGGCTCGTCACGGCGCCCGAAAGGAACAGGTCCCGGCCGACTCGGGAGAACAGCTCGTAGCGGCTCAGGGACATACTGGTACGCCTTTCAGTCTAGAGCGCCAGGACACGCGCAAGTTGGTGTATCTCGGTGCGCAGCAGATGCTGCGTGTCGTATGCATCGTGCAGCGGATACGCGACCACGTTGGCCGCCTGCAACCCGACGGCAACCCCACTCACCCCGCCGAGAATCGCCTCCACGGCACGCGCGCCCATCCGGCTTGCGAGGAGGCGGTCGAATGCCGACGGCGATCCCCCGCGCTGCACGTAGCCGAGAACGACCGCACGCACCTCGTGCCCGCTTGCCGCGCCGAGTTGCTCGGCGACGGTGAAGGCGTGTCCGGCTCCCTCGGCAAGGATCACCAGCGAATGCCGCTTGCCTCGGCGCGTGCCCACAGCGACGCACTCGACGACCTCGGCCATGCTCCACGGCACCTCGGGCACCAGGATGCAGTCGCCGCCGCACGCGAGTCCGGCGTAGGTCGCTAGGATGCCGCAGCTGCGACCCATGACCTCGATCACGAACGTGCGCTCGTGGCTCGAAGCGGTGTCACGGATCTTGCTGACGGCGTCGCACACCGTGTTGAGCGCCGTGTCGAAGCCAATTGACGTGTCAGTGCCGGCGACATCGTTGTCGATGGTGCCCGGCACGCCCACGACCCGCACGCCGATTGAGTGGAGTTCCTCCGCCGCACGGTAGGAACCGTCCCCGCCGATAATCAGAAGGCCGTCGATGCCTGCCGAGCGCAGAACCTCGGCACCCTGGGCGACACCCTCGGCAGTCTCAAAGCGTGCCGAGCGCGACGTGCCAAGGAACGTGCCACCGCGGTCGAGTACGCCGCCGACATCGCTCACCGCAAGCGGACGCATGCGCCCCTCGAGCAGCCCCTCGAAACCGTGCTCGATGCCGATGACCTCGGCGCCGCGCGCGATGCCGGACCTGACTACCGAGCGGATCGCCGCGTTCATGCCCGGCGCGTCTCCCCCGCTGGTCAGAACCGCGATCCTGGATCGGATATCCGCCATGAGCTCACTCCCCCGGGAGTCTGCAGTACTCGCCTATGTCGCGAAGCCGGTCATACCGGCGAACGAACAGGTCTTCAGGAAGAGTACCCGAAAGTCGGTCGAGTGCGTCGGAAATGGCGACACCCACCGCCGAGATCACGCCGCTAGGATCACGATGAGCCCCGCCGAGAGGCTCCGGGATGATCTCGTCCGCGATGCCGAACTCGTAGACATCCCGTGCCGTCATGCGCAGGCAGGAGGACGCCGCCTCTGCCTGGCCGGAGTCGCGGTAGAGGATCGACGCGCACGCCTCGGGACTGCTCACCGAGTAGTACGAGTTCTCCAGCATGATGAGATGATCGCCAAACCCGATTGCAAGCGCCCCGCCGCTACCGCCCTCGCCGATATCGGCGACGACGATGGGCACCCGCAAGCCGGACAGAAGCTCGATGGACTCTGCGATCGCCCACGCCTGACCGCGCTCCTCGGCTTCGATGCCCGGATACGCGCCGAACGTGTCAAGGAAGGTAACGAGCGGCAGACCGAACTTCTCGGCGAGGCGCATGACGCGCATGGCTTTCCGGAAGCCCTCCGGGTGCGGGCTGCCGAAGTGTCGGCGAATGTTTTCCGTGGTGTTGCTGCCTTTGCGGTGGCCGAGAAACGCGATGCGTTGCTCACCAAGCGTGGCAAGTCCTGCGAACATGGCCTCGTCGTCGCCAAAGAGGCGATCGCCGTGCAGCTCGATGACATCCGTGAATAGCGCCTCGACATAGTGCTGAGTCTTGGGGCGCTCAGGGTGACGCGCGATTTGCACGCGGTCCCACGGAGAAAGCCTGGTGTAGGTCTCAATCCGAAGTTTGGCGATTTCGGCGGCGAGCGAATCAACCTCGGCGGCGAGTTCGGGTGCCTCGGCGAGGCTCAGGCGACGCAGATCTTCGAGCTTCTTCTCGAGGTCGAAGAGTGGACGCTCGAAATCCATAACGTAGCGCGGCTTCACCATCTAGAGAACACCGCCTTTCGTTCCTGCGGCGGAAGGTTCGGCGGAGTCTAGGTAGCCAAGCAGCAGCGAAATGCGGGCCTTGAGCTCGCCACGCGGCACGACGTCATCGATCATACCGTGCTCGAGCATGAACTCGGCGGTCTGGAAGCCTTTGGGCAGCTTCTGGCGGATGGTCTGCTCGATCACGCGCTGACCGGAGAAGCCGATAAGCGCGCCCGGCTCGGCGAGCAGGACGTCGGCAAGCACCGCAAACGATGCGGTAACCCCGCCGTACGTGGGATTGGTGAGAATGGAGATGTAGAGCAGCCCGGCCTCGGCATGTCTGCGGACGGCGGCGCTGGTCTTGGCCATCTGCATGAGCGAGAGCATGCCTTCCTGCATACGCGCGCCACCCGATGCCGCAAAGCACACGACAGGAATACGTTCTCTCGTGGCAAATTCAAAGGCCCTGACGACTTTCTCGCCGACGACCGACCCCATCGATGCTCCGATGAAACGGAAATCCATCGCGACCAGCACGACTTCGCGGCCATCAATGTGGGCG
This portion of the Coriobacteriia bacterium genome encodes:
- the pfkA gene encoding 6-phosphofructokinase, which translates into the protein MADIRSRIAVLTSGGDAPGMNAAIRSVVRSGIARGAEVIGIEHGFEGLLEGRMRPLAVSDVGGVLDRGGTFLGTSRSARFETAEGVAQGAEVLRSAGIDGLLIIGGDGSYRAAEELHSIGVRVVGVPGTIDNDVAGTDTSIGFDTALNTVCDAVSKIRDTASSHERTFVIEVMGRSCGILATYAGLACGGDCILVPEVPWSMAEVVECVAVGTRRGKRHSLVILAEGAGHAFTVAEQLGAASGHEVRAVVLGYVQRGGSPSAFDRLLASRMGARAVEAILGGVSGVAVGLQAANVVAYPLHDAYDTQHLLRTEIHQLARVLAL
- a CDS encoding Lrp/AsnC family transcriptional regulator, with the protein product MDSTDLTILKTLAADGRTTFTDLAAKIGLSGPSTADRVRRLEERGVITGYSASIDPASVGLDLCAFVSLTLSHGADKDAFLTALEAIPEVVECHHVTGEHDYLLKVRCDGTQGLENLISVALKNIGPVDRTHTTVVLSSPIERPLVPFAG
- a CDS encoding adenosine deaminase, which codes for MPKVELHVHLEGTLEPEQMLALARRNGVKVPFADAQETRAAYDFEDLQSFLDIYYASCAVLVTREDFRDVTLSYLRRAASDNVRHVEPFFDPQTHTARGVAFDTAIAGILDGLAEGEREFGITSRLILCFLRDLPAASAEATLREAQPWLGRIAAVGLDSAEIGNPPEKFAEVFALARELGLLCVAHAGEEGGADLVTRTLDVLKVRRIDHGVRSVEDPQLVARLVREGVALTVCPFSNLKLRVTPTIADSPLKALLDAGVRVTVNSDDPAYFGGYIGDNLLAATRELGLTRDDLHALGRNAIEGSFAADARKSTLIGELDAVFAGARP
- a CDS encoding response regulator → MDLREMLEEEGHEVVGEARDGAEAIELARRLHPDIVFMDINMPNVSGIEAAAVLGEERLAPVVMVTAFSQASYVEQAAAGGAMGYVVKPFSRADILPAMAIAISRYAETVSLANEVADLAERLETRKLVDRAKGILMARGASEPEAFKRLQKVAMDKRKTLREMAEAVILAAEAEI
- a CDS encoding LysE family transporter — translated: MLIGLFVRTFVIGAAIAAPIGAMGMLCIQRTLERGTKAGVATGLGIATADGLYAALAAFGVTAVSSALVSWRMPLQVVGGCVLVWFGLRSMLRPAEKPGSGEAVADSNGGIGSAALYGSAVGLTLANPMTIMSFVAVFASAVLPAGNGTTSAAVATAGVALGSLAWWVALIIGVSLVRVRVGSRTVAGISRVSGAVLVLFGVVAVWGVHVG
- a CDS encoding MFS transporter, with translation MPAYTQRKILVAYLTTNGLFTLASSLIWAVNTIFLLQRGGLTIFQVMLVNTAFTVGEFIFQVPTGVIADTIGRRASYLLAIGTLVVSTLLYVAVPIFGWGLLGFVLASLLLGLGFTFQIGAVDAWMVDALDHAGWEGSKNRVFAWGQMAFGTATLVGSLLGGFLGQVDLVWPYLLRAAALAAAFALVTALVHDSGFKPRALHVSNFREETRRVFSAGVKLGWGSPVLRPLLFTSLLTGIFGIYSFYSWQPYVLELLGKNYVWLLGIVQAVFSLAMIGGNLLVRVVGSRIANPAGATRVLAFNSAAGMVIAASIGLVAVVTHARGVGPALVAIGLWLLWGVLFGLSGPLRAGFVNEHIPSAERATMLSIDSLFGDVGGSVGQPALGYLSGRFGISAGWLVGALFVGAAAPFYVRAGRAAGADPAGESPVSSDTRR
- a CDS encoding acetyl-CoA carboxylase carboxyltransferase subunit beta, which codes for MSIADWLSARENKRYTRVAESRPAAGGAEVPDGVWVKCESCNKIIYEGELADNARVCPGCGFHFDLTAPQRIELIADDGLFAEMDADLVPCDPLEFVALKPYEAQVASASEKSGLNEAIMTGRAHIDGREVVLVAMDFRFIGASMGSVVGEKVVRAFEFATRERIPVVCFAASGGARMQEGMLSLMQMAKTSAAVRRHAEAGLLYISILTNPTYGGVTASFAVLADVLLAEPGALIGFSGQRVIEQTIRQKLPKGFQTAEFMLEHGMIDDVVPRGELKARISLLLGYLDSAEPSAAGTKGGVL
- a CDS encoding acetyl-CoA carboxylase carboxyltransferase subunit alpha — encoded protein: MDFERPLFDLEKKLEDLRRLSLAEAPELAAEVDSLAAEIAKLRIETYTRLSPWDRVQIARHPERPKTQHYVEALFTDVIELHGDRLFGDDEAMFAGLATLGEQRIAFLGHRKGSNTTENIRRHFGSPHPEGFRKAMRVMRLAEKFGLPLVTFLDTFGAYPGIEAEERGQAWAIAESIELLSGLRVPIVVADIGEGGSGGALAIGFGDHLIMLENSYYSVSSPEACASILYRDSGQAEAASSCLRMTARDVYEFGIADEIIPEPLGGAHRDPSGVISAVGVAISDALDRLSGTLPEDLFVRRYDRLRDIGEYCRLPGE
- a CDS encoding fuculose phosphate aldolase translates to MSLSRYELFSRVGRDLFLSGAVTSHGGNLSVRAGDSIFITRRGSMLGRLAEGDLVETSIDECDVDAECSRELVVHRAIYCATGARAIVHAHTTHTIFRSLIEDDIRPIDSESLYVIGASVPVLAPRRTIASPEAAEMLATALQNVSVAVLRSHGPFAIADTLEEAFYRISALEASCRVLDLRDSVGRELR
- a CDS encoding response regulator transcription factor, whose product is MKYREPVPSRHISLRTMTVLTLGFASIGIWFQLVGYSSILTLPPDAEPLPFGRIAFLSAIIVVMLSGIFRPGLIDNHHLSLRLVMPPVLLAGTGMSLLAYHQTLVRPLNLAVPGCALMGLGYAWFLLAWYRALVATRDVRTISIILMGAGALRLVMPLFLSSGLPQPWPLLATVALPLLSLAALFLVEEMLEDQSQVTENPAPPAIERVQIMQLAALGFGLIVLRALGSGGIWGDSRMISAVPLAQTILVYGAGTAIFIGVGYVTITRRAIKPLSVLNRVPMLIAIAGFLVLSFLLPNYRGALVTAVFAVFNEGYYQMLFGVVLVTSAGVLRFPATRVLGATFTLTYSLSLFWLFVFENAAPLPNTIMLVAAYVLVIVTALYSVRSTEPADNKWSAWEQQDASNADYCEELAAEYDLSPREKDVFCLLAKGRSLPFIQEELFLSEGTIRTHVSHIYQKLGVHSRQDLISIASSKNRKSDGGLIN